In Leptospira langatensis, a single window of DNA contains:
- a CDS encoding ATP-binding protein: protein MKEQIQTIFQTAWNKLEIYHPLMREKQAILAFSGGKDSSLLLQFYLWLLQKREIQKSPILYHLDHSIRMNTDQESEIRNFTNTLDLISVFKKKTFRNSLKELNSV from the coding sequence ATGAAAGAGCAAATCCAAACCATTTTCCAAACTGCCTGGAACAAATTAGAGATCTATCATCCTCTAATGAGAGAAAAGCAAGCCATCCTTGCCTTTTCCGGAGGAAAGGATTCTTCCTTACTTCTTCAATTCTATCTTTGGCTCTTACAAAAAAGAGAGATCCAAAAGTCCCCCATTCTGTATCATCTGGACCATTCGATTCGTATGAATACCGACCAAGAATCCGAGATCAGGAATTTTACCAATACCCTCGACCTGATATCGGTCTTTAAAAAAAAAACGTTCCGAAATTCGCTCAAAGAACTAAATTCAGTCTAG
- the tilS gene encoding tRNA lysidine(34) synthetase TilS: MLRFHDLEKLVRKFDAYIATGHHSEDYIETLLVQLIRGGGWNSLRTLGIFENNRLRPLLLFSESDRKTALQIGEWPVFDDESNDSPKYLRNRMRLEVLPILLREGIDPEKIYRNFHDQELPRVLANDRKEEAPELQTVSRQILEKESGSVCKQILDLHLKVLGLHPLNTSFLNDLLNKLDTRVSFSLENKEAWFWKSVSSDLYILPKKADCLNSFQFDPEKSFLRWNGKTKRIPKNCIPTGDGEGERILLGGIHRDVSEILREKEIPLPVRKMLPILKREGKTVLVCLRMWDARLDDVRSDDFQQDH; this comes from the coding sequence ATATTACGTTTTCATGATTTAGAAAAACTGGTCCGAAAATTCGACGCGTATATAGCAACAGGCCATCATTCTGAAGATTATATAGAAACTCTATTGGTCCAATTGATCCGGGGAGGAGGTTGGAATTCTCTCAGGACACTTGGGATCTTTGAGAACAATCGCTTACGACCTCTTTTACTCTTTTCCGAATCCGATCGCAAGACGGCCCTACAAATAGGCGAATGGCCCGTTTTCGACGACGAATCGAATGATTCCCCTAAGTATTTACGAAATAGAATGCGTTTAGAAGTACTTCCTATTTTGCTTAGAGAAGGGATAGATCCGGAGAAGATCTATAGGAATTTTCACGACCAGGAACTACCCAGAGTACTTGCAAACGATCGAAAAGAAGAAGCACCCGAATTGCAAACCGTATCCAGACAGATCTTGGAAAAAGAATCAGGTTCCGTTTGCAAACAGATACTGGATCTGCATTTGAAAGTCCTCGGTCTGCATCCGCTAAACACTTCTTTTTTGAACGATCTATTGAACAAGCTCGACACTAGAGTTTCTTTTTCCTTGGAGAATAAAGAGGCTTGGTTTTGGAAAAGCGTTTCGTCAGATCTGTACATACTTCCGAAAAAAGCCGATTGCTTGAATAGCTTTCAGTTCGATCCGGAAAAATCTTTTTTACGTTGGAATGGAAAAACCAAGAGGATCCCGAAAAATTGTATCCCTACTGGCGACGGTGAAGGCGAAAGAATTTTGCTTGGAGGAATCCATAGGGACGTTTCTGAAATACTGAGAGAGAAAGAGATTCCTCTTCCGGTCAGAAAAATGCTACCCATTCTAAAACGGGAAGGGAAAACTGTATTGGTTTGTCTACGTATGTGGGACGCCCGTTTGGACGATGTCCGATCGGATGATTTTCAACAAGACCATTGA
- the yihA gene encoding ribosome biogenesis GTP-binding protein YihA/YsxC, whose protein sequence is MEEVQELKPDPFFREVRFYSSYADASKVPAKGVPHIAFAGRSNSGKSRLLNAIVERKSLAKVSAQPGKTKLLNFFLVSKSLFLVDTPGFGYSANSHKEHEQMMNLLMNYLNSAKDLKCLFLLSDAQRELPDEELELIGTCFEKGTKPVLVRTKIDKLNQSELSKLRKKMKNIQGLYPMLEIVLVSPKYGKGLPELRKIIETMMKNLIVPSIDDDPMP, encoded by the coding sequence ATGGAAGAAGTCCAAGAATTAAAGCCGGACCCATTCTTTAGAGAAGTAAGATTTTATTCTTCTTATGCCGATGCTTCTAAGGTTCCAGCCAAAGGAGTTCCACATATTGCTTTTGCCGGGCGCTCCAACTCCGGAAAATCCAGATTATTAAACGCAATCGTCGAAAGAAAATCCCTCGCCAAGGTTTCTGCTCAGCCCGGAAAGACAAAGCTTCTCAATTTCTTTCTAGTCTCTAAGTCGTTGTTCTTAGTAGATACACCCGGATTCGGCTATTCTGCCAATTCCCATAAAGAGCATGAGCAAATGATGAATCTGCTGATGAATTATTTGAACTCTGCCAAGGACTTAAAATGTCTTTTCCTACTATCGGACGCACAGAGAGAACTTCCTGACGAAGAATTGGAATTGATAGGGACTTGTTTTGAAAAAGGCACTAAGCCCGTACTCGTTCGCACTAAGATCGATAAACTGAATCAATCCGAACTTTCCAAGCTCAGAAAGAAGATGAAGAATATCCAAGGATTGTATCCTATGCTGGAGATCGTATTAGTATCTCCTAAATACGGAAAAGGATTGCCTGAGCTTAGAAAGATCATAGAAACTATGATGAAGAATTTGATTGTCCCATCGATCGACGACGATCCGATGCCGG